The Paenibacillus sp. FSL R7-0204 genome includes a region encoding these proteins:
- a CDS encoding AraC family transcriptional regulator has translation MKQLFEPVLFANRQSLIWDYRIYTDDHYKGYYHWHQCCEIMFVHGGQGSIVVNQQMYDIRPGMLFFFQPYQLHRISSDVSTESPFIRTIFYLDPLTAEHLLQGFAKRKAVFNALWQGSNPYCGFDLGDRLETMEWIYGNYNQCRSKSSGEDTEDITMLLLQLLSCLGTGEQSLIHTGERRKLRYSEQIMNWIEAHYQEEVNLEQLAEETHLSKSYVSRIFHQETGGRLVDYLTARRLKQACRLLETTDLTVERIGSAVGFPNPSYFNQLFKRVLGLSPLQYRKGT, from the coding sequence CAGTCGCTGATCTGGGACTACCGCATCTATACCGACGATCATTACAAGGGATATTACCACTGGCATCAGTGCTGTGAGATCATGTTCGTACACGGCGGGCAGGGCAGCATTGTTGTGAATCAGCAGATGTATGATATCCGGCCGGGCATGCTTTTCTTTTTCCAGCCGTATCAGCTGCACCGGATTTCTTCGGACGTCTCAACCGAAAGCCCATTCATACGGACGATCTTCTATCTTGACCCCCTGACAGCAGAGCATCTGCTGCAGGGCTTCGCCAAACGTAAAGCGGTGTTCAATGCGTTATGGCAAGGCAGCAATCCCTATTGCGGCTTCGATCTTGGTGACCGCCTGGAGACTATGGAATGGATCTATGGGAATTACAATCAGTGCCGGAGCAAATCATCCGGGGAAGATACCGAGGATATCACGATGCTGCTTCTGCAGTTGTTAAGCTGCCTGGGAACAGGGGAGCAGTCACTGATTCATACCGGAGAACGGCGGAAGCTCCGCTATTCGGAGCAGATCATGAACTGGATTGAAGCGCATTATCAGGAAGAGGTGAATCTGGAGCAGCTTGCGGAGGAGACTCACCTCTCGAAATCCTATGTCTCGCGGATTTTTCATCAGGAAACAGGCGGCCGCCTGGTCGACTATCTTACCGCCCGTCGTCTCAAGCAGGCCTGCCGGCTGCTCGAGACGACGGACCTGACGGTGGAGCGAATCGGCAGCGCTGTCGGATTCCCGAATCCTTCCTACTTCAACCAGCTGTTCAAGCGGGTACTCGGCCTTTCTCCGCTGCAATACCGCAAGGGAACCTGA